A DNA window from Theobroma cacao cultivar B97-61/B2 chromosome 5, Criollo_cocoa_genome_V2, whole genome shotgun sequence contains the following coding sequences:
- the LOC108661908 gene encoding uncharacterized protein LOC108661908 yields MPITVLIEFIKDMFQHWFHDWYEEAVKVTTPLNPWVAKLLSKRFNDAHHFVVKPINRGEFKVKDGKMDGLVNLSKKTCSCCEFQTDLLSCSHAIAAISKCNCEAIEFCADYYKTTVLVEGYSRSIEPVGHPSEWDIPPHVKQIIVLPPPWQGQVGRLRRKRIPSTG; encoded by the exons ATGCCGATCACTGTTTTGATCGAGTTCATCAAAGACATGTTCCAGCATTGGTTCCATGACTGGTACGAGGAGGCTGTCAAGGTGACCACGCCCCTCAACCCTTGGGTTGCCAAGCTGTTGAGCAAACggttcaatgatgcacatcACTTTGTAGTTAAGCCTATCAATCGAGGGGAGTTCAAAGTTAAAGACGGGAAGATGGACGGACTTGTAAACCTGTCCAAGAAGACAtgttcatgttgtgagttccAAACAGATTTACTGTCATGCAGCCATGCCATTGCAGCAATAAG taaatgcaattgtgaagccattgaattctgcGCTGACTACTACAAGACAACCGTTTTGGTGGAGGGTTATTCGAGATCCATTGAGCCGGTAGGGCATCctagtgagtgggacatcccccctcatgtgaaacaaattATCGTCTTGCCCCCACCTTGGCAAGGCCAAGTGGGAAGACTTAGGAGGAAAAGGATTCCATCAACTGGTTAA
- the LOC18598107 gene encoding polyadenylate-binding protein 7, whose product MAVPSAVTMTASPASLYVGDLHPDVPDGQLFDAFSEFKSLASVRVCRDSSTGRSLCYGYVNFISPQDAHHAIEAKNHSLLNGKMIRVMWSLRDADARKSGVGNVFVKNLSDTIDNVGLQELFRMFGNVISCKVATFEDGKSKGYGFVQFELEESANDAIEKLNGSTLGDKQIYVGKFMKKSDRVMLSPDVKYTNLYMKNLDADITEELLQDKFSKFGEIASLFVAKDENGSSRGFGFVNFESPDDAKRAMEAMNGSQLGSKVLYVARAQKKAEREQILRRQFEEKRKAQVMKYKASNVYVKNIDDDVTDEELKEHFSQCGTITSSKLMRDDKGISKGFGFVCFSTPEEATKAVSTFHGHMFHRKPLYVAIAQRKEDRQAHLQLHYAQRTAGLAGPSTAVLPGGYPPLYYTASPGVVSPVPPRPGMMYQPLGLRAGWRANAFTPPTRPAFQPSSLPMVPSATRQTRQNRARMNGHALLQGGSYSVPQLQQPAQSGTTLKDQSNQQRVGQAKYVPNGRGREVNRGSGVPPAASNSVAAVSQGSETLSSMLAAASPEQQKTILGERLYPLVQKHQPDLVPKITGMLLEMDNSELLLLLESPESLAAKVEEAVEVLKLSNAKVSGQDALHPSFLSAEVAVN is encoded by the exons ATGGCGGTTCCATCGGCGGTAACGATGACGGCGTCGCCGGCTTCATTGTACGTTGGGGACTTGCACCCTGACGTCCCTGACGGCCAACTCTTCGACGCTTTCTCTGAGTTCAAGAGCTTGGCCTCTGTCCGTGTGTGTAGGGACTCTTCTACAGGAAGGTCTCTTTGTTATGGCTATGTCAACTTCATATCTCCTCAGGATG CACATCATGCTATTGAGGCAAAGAATCACAGTTTGCTGAATGGAAAGATGATAAGGGTGATGTGGTCACTTCGAGATGCTGATGCAAGGAAAAGTGGAGTGGGGAATGTGTTTGTTAAG AATTTGAGTGATACGATTGATAATGTGGGACTGCAAGAGTTATTTCGCATGTTTGGGAATGTAATATCTTGCAAAGTTGCCACATTTGAGGATGGGAAGAGTAAGGGGTATGGCTTTGTTCAATTTGAGTTAGAGGAATCGGCAAATGATGCTATTGAGAAGCTTAATGGCTCCACTTTGGGTGATAAACAGAT ATATGTTGGgaaatttatgaaaaagagTGATCGGGTAATGCTAAGTCCTGATGTCAAATACACAAATTTGTATATGAAGAATTTGGATGCAGATATCACAGAAGAGCTTTTGCAAGATaaattttctaagtttggGGAAATTGCTAGCCTGTTTGTCGCAAAGGATGAAAATGGTTCCTCAAGAGGTTTTGGATTTGTCAACTTTGAGAGTCCAGATGATGCCAAGCGGGCAATGGAAGCGATGAATGGATCACAACTTG GCTCAAAGGTTCTATATGTAGCAAGGGCACAGAAGAAAGCAGAACGGGAGCAAATATTGCGTCGTCAGTTTGAGGAAAAACGGAAGGCGCAGGTCATGAAATATAAA GCTTCAAATGTTTATGTcaagaatattgatgatgatgtgactGATGAAGAGCTAAAAGAACATTTCAGTCAGTGTGGTACAATTACTTCTTCAAAACTTATGCGAGATGACAAAGGAATAAGCAAGGGGTTTGGATTTGTCTGTTTCTCTACCCCTGAGGAGGCCACTAAAGCAGTTAGCACATTTCATG GACATATGTTTCACCGCAAGCCGTTGTATGTAGCTATTGCCCAAAGGAAGGAGGATAGACAAGCACACTTGCAACTTCATTATGCGCAGCGTACGGCAGGATTAGCAGGGCCTTCCACAGCTGTTCTCCCCGGAGGATATCCTCCACTCTATTACACAGCTTCACCTGGCGTTGTTTCACCAGTACCTCCTCGGCCGGGGATGATGTACCAACCTTTAGGTTTGAGGGCAGGGTGGAGGGCTAATGCCTTCACACCTCCAACCAGACCAGCCTTTCAACCATCATCACTGCCcatg GTTCCTAGTGCTACAAGACAAACTAGGCAAAACCGGGCAAGGATGAACGGGCATGCTCTTCTGCAGGGTGGTTCTTACTCTGTGCCCCAATTGCAACAGCCTGCTCAATCGGGCACTACTTTGAAAGATCAAAGCAACCAGCAG CGGGTTGGGCAAGCTAAATATGTGCCAAATGGTCGTGGACGAGAAGTGAACAGGGGTTCGGGAGTGCCACCAGCTGCTTCCAATTCTGTTGCAGCTGTATCACAAGGATCTGAGACGCTGAGTAGCATGCTTGCTGCCGCTTCCCCTGAGCAGCAAAAAACAATTCTTGGTGAACGACTCTACCCCCTTGTTCAGAAACACCAG ccTGATCTGGTTCCGAAGATCACAGGGATGCTTTTAGAGATGGACAACTCTGAACTGCTTCTTTTACTAGAGTCACCAGAATCCTTGGCTGCCAAAGTGGAGGAAGCTGTGGAGGTTCTCAAGCTCTCAAATGCTAAAGTGTCTGGCCAAGATGCCCTTCATCCAAGTTTCCTGTCTGCTGAAGTTGCAGTTAACTGA